The DNA sequence GCGTCGATCAGCCCGCTTCGGACCCGGCGTTGGACGCGCCCGCGGCGTTCAGGAGCGTCCGCCCTCGCGCTTCCCGCCGCCTCCGCCGCTCCACCGACGGGCTCGCAATGCTGGATCATGCGGCCGGAGCGCCTCCCGCGCACAGGCCTTCCGGGGTCGGGCTCGAATGTCGGAGGCCCGTGGAATAATTCGAACATGTCTTCGAAGGCGCGCGTTGGCGGAGTCGGCCCGGTGGGCTTCAGCGACGCCGACGTGGCCGAGCTGGCAGCGGTCGTGAACGGCATCGAGTCGACCGAGCGCGAGCTCGCAGCCGTCGAGGTCAGAAGGGTTCGCCTCTTGGCCCGGGCCGGCCAGGTCGCCCTGCGGCAGACGGCGGAGCAGGATCGCCGGATCGCCGTGCGCGACATGGCACTGCGGGGCATCGCGGCCGAGGTCGCCGGTCCCGCTCGACGCTCGGATCGAGCGATGCAGGCACAGATCGGCGAGGCACTCATGCTGGTCGAGAACTATCCGGCGGCCATGGCGGCGTGGGAGACAGCGCAGATCACATCCCGGCACATTCGGGAGATCACCCACGCCGGGGCCGCTCTTCCCTTGGATGCGCTCTCCGCCTTCGACACCGCAGCTGTGGAGATCTGCACGACCGACATTCCGTCCCGCGTACGCCCACGGCTGGAGATGCTGGCGGCCGACCTGCACCCCGACACGCTGACCGAGCGGCACGCCGCTGCGGCGGAGTCGCGTCGAGTGCGGACGATCGCCGTGGGCGAGGGCATGTCCGACGTGATCGCGACGGTCCCGACCGTGCTCGCCGTCGGGATCGAAGACCGCCTGACCCGGCAAGCGCGCCAGATCGCCGACGCCCGTTCGTCAGCTGCCGCGCGGCTGCGCGAGCTCGCCGGTGAGGACGGAGCGGATGCCGATCGGGAGCGGGCTCGACTGGAGGTGATCAGGTCCGATACACGCACGATGGATCAGCTTCGCGCGGACCTCCTCTGCGACCTGCTGCTCACAGGGATGCCGGCGATCGACGCGACCCGCTCCGACGACGGGCCCGGCTCCCTCGGCGCGATCCGCGCTCACGTGCAGATCACGATTCCCGCGACCGTTCTTCTCGGCGCCGACGCCCCCGCCGACCTCGTCGGACACTGCCCCATCGATGCAGAGGCCGCTCGTACCCTCGCTGCGCAGGCGCGGGGTCCGTGGGAGCGCGTCATCATCCACCCCGCCACCGGTGTCGTCCTCCACACCGACACCTACCAGCGCACCGCCGCGATGGACCGACATCTGAAGGCTCGGGACGGGCACTGCCGCTTTCCCGGATGCCGGATACCCGCGATCCGGTGCGAGGTCGACCACACCGTCGACTGGGCGCGCGGCGGCACGACCGACGTCGGCAACCTCGCCCATCTCTGTCAGCGGCACCACTCGATGAAGCAGTTCGCCCCGTGGAAGGTCCGACAACTCCCCGGAGGCGTCCTGGAGTGGACCAGCCCGCTCGGCGTCACGGGACACGAGCATCCACCCGCCCATACGGTGCGGTTCGTCGCCGCCTCAGACTCACCCCCGCCGTTCTGAGATTTTCTGTGGGCGGCGCGAGCACGACGGGCCAGACTGAACCTGCACCGCACCCTCAGTGACCTGGATCCCGCGAAAGAGACCGAAATGCGCCCTTCTCCTGTTCACCACCCTTCGCTGCGCACGCGCACCTTCGGGGCGCTCATCGCCGCCGCAGCAGCCACGCTCGTTCTGGCCGCGGCACCGGCGTACGCGTCCTCCACCCCGCAGGTCACCGCGAGCGAGACGACGATCGACGTGGGCGACACCACGACGATCACGGCGTCCGGACTCGGCGGTCTCGAGCAGGCGAGCTTCGGCTTGAGCGACAACAGCCTCGGCCAGTTCACCGAGAACGCGGAGACGAGCTATCAGGCGCCGGTGTCGGACGGAACAGCCACCGCCACCTTCAGCGGTCTCGCCGAGGGGAAGGTGACCGTCGCGGTCGGAAACGGCGAGACCATCCTCGGCACCGTCGAGATCACGATCACGGGCGGCGGAGGCTCAACGGTCGAGGTGACCGCGAGCCCGGCATCCGTGGCCGTCGGCACGGCCACGACGATCACCGTCACCGGACTCGGCGGTCTCGAGCAAGCCAGCTTCGGGCTGGACGACACCGCGGCGGGCACGTTCGAGCCGGGCGGTCAGTCCAGCGCCACAGCACCGGTGAGCGACGGGCAGGCCACGATCAGCTTCACGCCGTCGAAGGCGGGCAGCGTGACGATCGCGGTCGGAGACGGGGAGACGGTGCTCGGCACCACGACGGTGACCGCCAGCGCCGCACCGTCGCCCACCGCCACCCCGACGCCGACGGTGAGCCCGGAGCCCGCCTCGGACGGGATGTCGCCCGTGCTCTTCTGGGTCATCATCGCCCTCGTCGTGCTGATCGCGGCGGGCATCGTCGTGTGGATCGTTCTCGCTCAGCGCCGCAAGAACCCGAGGGCCTGACGGCCGGAGAGCGGGCCGGCAGACTGTCGCCCTGACGCCTCCTCTTCTTGCTCATCTGAGTGAGTGGTCGTACACTCACTCCTATGAGCCCCCTCTCCACCGCCGAGTCGCGTCGACCGCTCGTCACGTCGGCCGCGGTCCGCGCCTTCGCGCGCGGCGGCTATCGCGGCACCACGATCGCCGACGTGGCCGCGGTCGCCGGCATCTCCGCCTCCTACGTCTCGAAGCTCTACTCCACCAAGGAGCTGCTCTTCGTCGCCGCACTCGAGGAATGCTTCGACCAGATTCTCGGCGCGCTCGCGAGCGGCGCCGACGCCGCAGGATCCGACGACTCCGCCGCAATCCTCGACGCGATGGGCGACGCCTACGCCGAGCTCATCGCGGATCGCGACCTCCTGCTGCTCCAGGTGCACGCGCAGTCCGTCGCGGACGTCACCGAGATCCGCAGCGCGATGCGCGAAGGCCTCTCGAACGTGACATCCTTCGCGCAGGAGCGATCGCGGTGCACCGATGAGGAGGTCCAGCAGTTCATCGCCTTCGGTCAGCTGTGCCATCTGATCGTCACACTGGACCTCGACGCCGTCCCCGCATCCTGGGCATCCGCTCTCACGCGCGGCATCCGACACCCCTGACACCCCCATCGACCCACCCCTCTTCGCATGTCCAAAAGAGTGATTGATCAGTCACTCTCTCAGAAAGGAAGATCATGACCACTGTCGTCCATCCCATCCGCACGACACATCGTTGGCTCGCGCTCACCGTGCTCGCCCTGGCGCAGTTCCTCGTCGTGCTGGATGCGTCGATCGTGAACATCGCACTGCCCGCGCTGGGAGAGCAGCTCGGACTCGGCACCGCATCCCTCGCCTGGGTCATCACGGCGTACGTGCTGCCCTTCGGCAGTCTTCTCCTGCTCGGCGGTCGACTATCCGATCGATTCGGCCACCGCCGCCTGTTCCTGATCGGTACCGCCGGGTTCGTGGTCGCGTCGGTTCTGGCGGGCCTCTCACTCTCGGGAGGAATGCTGCTCGGAGCACGCGCGCTGCAGGGCGCGTCGGCCGCCCTTCTCGCACCAGCGGCCCTCGCCCTGCTGACCCAGCTGTTCCCCGCGCCGCAGGACCGCGCACGCGCGCTCGGTGTGTGGGGCGGGGTGGCGGGTATCGGCTCGGTCGCCGGCGTGCTTCTCGGAGGAGTTCTGACCGCCACGTGGGGCTGGCAGTGGGTCTTCTTCGTCAACGTCCCGGTCGGCGTGATCGTGCTCGCGGCCGTGCCGGTCCTCATCTCCCGTGATGCGGCATCCGTTCGCGTGCCTCTCGACATCCCCGGAGCGGTGACGATCACGGGTGCACTGGTCGCCGTCGTCGCCGCACTCAGCGCCGTCGAGCGCACCGGCTTCGGCCCACTCCCCCTCGCCCTCGCGATCGCCGCGCTCCTGCTCGGCGCGGCATTCATCGCGATCGAGCGACGGACGCCGCACCCCCTCGTGCCGGCCGCCGTCTTCGCCAACCGCAACCTCGCCGTCGGCAACATCGTCGTGCTGCTCGTCGGCGGCGCGGTTGTCGCCCTCTTCTTCGCACTCTCGGTGTACTTGCAGGCGGTGCTCGGCTACGACGCGCTGCAGGCGGGCCTCAGCCAGCTGCCGCTCGCCGGCATTCTGGTCGTCACGGCGGGCC is a window from the Microbacterium lacus genome containing:
- a CDS encoding TetR/AcrR family transcriptional regulator, with the translated sequence MSPLSTAESRRPLVTSAAVRAFARGGYRGTTIADVAAVAGISASYVSKLYSTKELLFVAALEECFDQILGALASGADAAGSDDSAAILDAMGDAYAELIADRDLLLLQVHAQSVADVTEIRSAMREGLSNVTSFAQERSRCTDEEVQQFIAFGQLCHLIVTLDLDAVPASWASALTRGIRHP
- a CDS encoding HNH endonuclease signature motif containing protein, with amino-acid sequence MSSKARVGGVGPVGFSDADVAELAAVVNGIESTERELAAVEVRRVRLLARAGQVALRQTAEQDRRIAVRDMALRGIAAEVAGPARRSDRAMQAQIGEALMLVENYPAAMAAWETAQITSRHIREITHAGAALPLDALSAFDTAAVEICTTDIPSRVRPRLEMLAADLHPDTLTERHAAAAESRRVRTIAVGEGMSDVIATVPTVLAVGIEDRLTRQARQIADARSSAAARLRELAGEDGADADRERARLEVIRSDTRTMDQLRADLLCDLLLTGMPAIDATRSDDGPGSLGAIRAHVQITIPATVLLGADAPADLVGHCPIDAEAARTLAAQARGPWERVIIHPATGVVLHTDTYQRTAAMDRHLKARDGHCRFPGCRIPAIRCEVDHTVDWARGGTTDVGNLAHLCQRHHSMKQFAPWKVRQLPGGVLEWTSPLGVTGHEHPPAHTVRFVAASDSPPPF
- a CDS encoding MFS transporter, yielding MTTVVHPIRTTHRWLALTVLALAQFLVVLDASIVNIALPALGEQLGLGTASLAWVITAYVLPFGSLLLLGGRLSDRFGHRRLFLIGTAGFVVASVLAGLSLSGGMLLGARALQGASAALLAPAALALLTQLFPAPQDRARALGVWGGVAGIGSVAGVLLGGVLTATWGWQWVFFVNVPVGVIVLAAVPVLISRDAASVRVPLDIPGAVTITGALVAVVAALSAVERTGFGPLPLALAIAALLLGAAFIAIERRTPHPLVPAAVFANRNLAVGNIVVLLVGGAVVALFFALSVYLQAVLGYDALQAGLSQLPLAGILVVTAGLVPLSITRLGTRPTLIGALLVLAAGIAWLAFAPADASFAAHLLGPTLLIGMGIGGALVTATQLAVDGVDGGESGLAGGLVNTSQQIGGALGLTLLAALASARTSAVAEGAPSSGAALTAGFSWLFLGAAAFCLAAAAAVLLAGSARVKTA